Proteins encoded by one window of Salvia splendens isolate huo1 chromosome 5, SspV2, whole genome shotgun sequence:
- the LOC121802087 gene encoding calcium-binding protein KRP1-like has translation MASIDQPNFHDFLPLMAEKLGGDGLLGELCNGFRLLMDSEKGVITFDSLKKNSAFLGLQELSDEDLYSMLKEGDFDGDGALNQMEFCVLMFRLSPELMDQSQLLLEEALMQEEGFQDFDFSF, from the coding sequence ATGGCGTCGATCGATCAACCTAATTTCCACGATTTCTTGCCTCTGATGGCGGAGAAGCTAGGCGGCGACGGATTGCTTGGGGAATTGTGCAACGGTTTCCGGTTATTGATGGACTCCGAAAAGGGGGTCATCACATTCGACAGCTTGAAGAAGAATTCTGCCTTTTTGGGGCTGCAGGAATTGTCGGATGAGGATCTTTACAGCATGCTCAAGGAAGGGGATTTCGACGGAGATGGCGCTCTGAATCAGATGGAGTTTTGTGTTTTGATGTTCAGATTGAGCCCAGAGTTGATGGATCAATCTCAGCTCTTGTTGGAAGAGGCTCTTATGCAGGAGGAGGGTTTCCAAGATTTCGACTTTTCTTTCTAG